A genomic region of Mycobacterium sp. Aquia_213 contains the following coding sequences:
- a CDS encoding SDR family NAD(P)-dependent oxidoreductase, whose protein sequence is MALPTPSPTSTAVVTGASSGIGAAIARELADRGHGVTLVARREDKLRELADELAGRVRVEVIGCDVADSAARAGLFDEVGRRGLTAEILVNNAGIGTIGPVTDVSVDDEIAQVRVNVEAVIDLCTRAVQQMVPRGRGAILNVGSTAGYHPFPGQVGYAATKAFVIIYTEGLRGELAGTGVTVALLNPGPVRTEFLKTAGMDERKFADAFPKFMWLPASDVARTGIDALDDDRGTVIPGLPSQLGARLFQFMPRRLLLPLLKKQHPGLQKDRSAS, encoded by the coding sequence GTGGCTCTTCCGACTCCCTCACCCACCAGCACCGCCGTCGTCACCGGCGCATCGTCGGGCATCGGCGCCGCCATCGCCCGCGAGCTTGCCGATCGCGGCCACGGCGTCACCCTCGTCGCGCGCCGTGAGGACAAGCTGCGCGAGCTGGCCGACGAACTCGCGGGCCGGGTCCGGGTCGAGGTGATCGGCTGCGACGTCGCGGATTCCGCCGCTCGCGCCGGCCTTTTCGACGAGGTCGGCCGTCGCGGGCTAACGGCCGAAATTCTGGTCAACAACGCCGGCATCGGCACCATCGGGCCGGTGACGGACGTGTCGGTCGACGACGAGATCGCCCAGGTGCGGGTCAACGTCGAGGCCGTCATCGACCTGTGCACGCGCGCGGTGCAGCAGATGGTGCCGCGCGGTCGCGGCGCGATCCTCAACGTCGGATCCACCGCGGGCTACCACCCCTTCCCGGGCCAGGTCGGCTACGCCGCCACCAAGGCGTTCGTGATCATCTACACCGAAGGACTGCGCGGCGAACTCGCCGGCACGGGTGTCACCGTCGCGTTGCTGAACCCCGGGCCGGTGCGCACCGAGTTCCTGAAGACCGCCGGCATGGACGAGCGGAAATTCGCCGACGCGTTCCCGAAGTTCATGTGGCTGCCCGCGAGCGACGTGGCGCGTACCGGCATCGACGCGCTCGACGACGATCGCGGAACCGTGATCCCCGGGCTGCCAAGCCAACTCGGCGCCCGGCTGTTTCAGTTCATGCCGCGACGCCTGCTGCTGCCGCTACTGAAAAAGCAGCATCCGGGCCTGCAAAAAGACCGCTCAGCGAGCTGA
- a CDS encoding pyridoxamine 5'-phosphate oxidase family protein: MSVKVDLDQLAGALADFTFAYLITFGDGRHAHAVAVDPMLVDGVFEVGSIGNSTRTNIARHDGVTLLWPPREPGGYSLIVDGTGHAGDDALQVVPSRAVLHRKAGPGTVTKPGCKDDCMRLEQS, encoded by the coding sequence ATGAGCGTGAAAGTGGATCTCGATCAACTGGCCGGCGCGCTGGCCGACTTCACGTTCGCCTACCTGATCACCTTCGGCGACGGCCGTCACGCGCACGCCGTAGCGGTGGACCCGATGCTCGTCGACGGCGTGTTCGAGGTGGGCTCCATCGGGAACAGCACGCGCACCAACATCGCGCGGCATGACGGGGTCACGCTGCTCTGGCCGCCGCGCGAACCGGGCGGTTACTCGCTGATCGTCGACGGCACGGGCCACGCCGGCGATGACGCGCTGCAGGTGGTGCCGAGTCGCGCGGTGCTACACCGCAAGGCGGGTCCCGGGACCGTCACCAAACCCGGCTGCAAGGACGACTGCATGCGCCTCGAGCAGTCCTGA
- the groL gene encoding chaperonin GroEL (60 kDa chaperone family; promotes refolding of misfolded polypeptides especially under stressful conditions; forms two stacked rings of heptamers to form a barrel-shaped 14mer; ends can be capped by GroES; misfolded proteins enter the barrel where they are refolded when GroES binds), which yields MAKTIAYDEEARRGLERGLNALADAVKVTLGPKGRNVVLEKKWGAPTITNDGVSIAKEIELEDPYEKIGAELVKEVAKKTDDVAGDGTTTATVLAQALVKEGLRNVAAGANPLGLKRGIEKAVEKITETLLKSAKDVETKEQIAATAGISAGDQSIGDLIAEAMDKVGNEGVITVEESNTFGLQLELTEGMRFDKGYISGYFVTDAERQEAVLEDPYILLVSSKVSTVKDLLPLLEKVIQGGKPLLIIAEDVEGEALSTLVVNKIRGTFKSVAVKAPGFGDRRKAMLQDMAILTGGQVVSEEVGLSLETADVSLLGKARKVVITKDETTIVEGAGDTDAIAGRVAQIRAEIENSDSDYDREKLQERLAKLAGGVAVIKAGAATEVELKERKHRIEDAVRNAKAAVEEGIVAGGGVALLQAAPALDELKLKGDEATGVNIVRVALEAPLKQIAFNGGLEPGVVAEKVRNSKPGVGLNAATGEYEDLLKAGVADPVKVTRSALQNAASIAALFLTTEAVVADKPEKASAPAGDPTGGMGGMDF from the coding sequence ATGGCCAAGACAATTGCGTATGACGAAGAGGCCCGTCGCGGCCTCGAGCGGGGCCTCAACGCCCTCGCCGACGCGGTAAAGGTGACGCTGGGCCCCAAGGGTCGCAACGTCGTCCTGGAGAAGAAGTGGGGTGCCCCCACGATCACCAACGATGGCGTGTCCATCGCCAAGGAGATCGAGCTGGAGGACCCGTACGAGAAGATCGGCGCCGAGCTGGTCAAGGAAGTTGCCAAGAAGACCGACGACGTTGCCGGTGACGGCACGACGACGGCCACGGTGCTGGCTCAGGCGCTCGTCAAAGAGGGCCTGCGCAACGTTGCGGCCGGCGCCAACCCGCTGGGCCTCAAGCGCGGCATCGAGAAGGCCGTCGAGAAGATCACCGAGACCCTGCTGAAGTCGGCCAAGGACGTCGAGACCAAGGAGCAGATCGCTGCGACCGCGGGCATCTCGGCGGGCGACCAGTCGATCGGCGACCTGATCGCCGAGGCGATGGACAAGGTCGGCAACGAGGGCGTCATCACCGTCGAGGAGTCCAACACCTTCGGCCTGCAGCTCGAGCTCACCGAGGGCATGCGGTTCGACAAGGGCTACATCTCGGGTTACTTCGTCACCGACGCCGAGCGTCAGGAAGCGGTCCTGGAGGACCCCTACATCCTGCTGGTCAGCTCCAAGGTGTCGACCGTCAAGGACCTGCTCCCGCTGCTGGAGAAGGTCATTCAGGGCGGCAAGCCGCTGCTGATCATCGCCGAGGACGTCGAGGGCGAGGCGCTGTCCACCCTGGTCGTCAACAAGATCCGCGGCACCTTCAAGTCGGTGGCGGTCAAGGCCCCCGGCTTCGGCGACCGTCGCAAGGCGATGCTGCAGGACATGGCCATCCTCACCGGTGGTCAGGTCGTCAGCGAAGAGGTCGGCCTCTCCCTGGAGACCGCCGACGTCTCGCTGCTCGGTAAGGCCCGCAAGGTCGTGATCACCAAGGACGAGACCACCATCGTCGAGGGCGCCGGTGACACCGACGCCATCGCCGGCCGGGTGGCCCAGATCCGTGCCGAGATCGAGAACAGCGACTCCGACTACGACCGCGAGAAGCTGCAGGAGCGCCTGGCCAAGCTGGCCGGCGGTGTTGCGGTGATCAAGGCCGGAGCTGCCACCGAGGTGGAGCTCAAGGAGCGCAAGCACCGCATCGAGGACGCGGTGCGCAACGCCAAGGCCGCCGTCGAGGAGGGCATCGTCGCCGGTGGTGGCGTGGCCCTGCTGCAGGCGGCCCCGGCGCTGGACGAGCTGAAGCTCAAGGGCGACGAGGCCACCGGCGTCAACATCGTCCGCGTAGCGCTCGAGGCTCCGCTGAAGCAGATCGCTTTCAACGGTGGGCTCGAGCCCGGCGTGGTGGCCGAGAAGGTTCGCAACTCGAAGCCCGGCGTCGGCCTGAACGCCGCCACCGGTGAGTACGAGGACCTGCTCAAGGCCGGCGTTGCCGACCCGGTCAAGGTGACCCGTTCGGCGCTGCAGAACGCGGCGTCCATCGCGGCGCTGTTCCTGACCACCGAGGCCGTCGTTGCCGACAAGCCGGAGAAGGCGTCCGCTCCGGCGGGCGACCCGACCGGTGGCATGGGCGGTATGGACTTCTAA
- a CDS encoding TetR/AcrR family transcriptional regulator, protein MAQPERRLRADAARNRARVLEVAYDTFAAEGLSVPIDEIARRAGVGAGTVYRHFPTKEALFQAVIEDRMQHLVDDGRALLESAGPGEALFVYLRSLVLQWGAADRGLVDALAGFGIDVATAAPDAEDAFLAMLDELLGAAQRAGTARVDIGVRELKTILVGCQAMEAYNAELAERVTDVVVDGLRAGR, encoded by the coding sequence GTGGCACAGCCTGAACGTCGGTTGCGCGCCGACGCGGCGCGCAACCGGGCGCGGGTGCTGGAAGTCGCCTATGACACCTTCGCGGCCGAAGGCCTATCGGTGCCGATCGACGAGATCGCCCGCCGCGCCGGCGTCGGGGCCGGCACCGTCTACCGGCACTTCCCGACCAAGGAGGCGCTGTTCCAGGCGGTCATCGAGGACCGCATGCAGCACCTCGTCGACGACGGGCGCGCCCTGCTGGAATCCGCCGGCCCCGGCGAGGCGCTCTTCGTCTACCTGCGCTCTCTCGTGCTGCAGTGGGGGGCGGCCGACCGCGGCCTGGTCGACGCCCTGGCCGGATTCGGCATCGACGTCGCCACTGCCGCGCCGGATGCCGAGGACGCCTTCCTGGCGATGCTCGACGAGCTGCTGGGTGCCGCGCAGCGGGCGGGCACCGCACGGGTCGACATCGGCGTGCGCGAACTGAAGACGATCTTGGTCGGCTGCCAGGCCATGGAGGCCTACAACGCGGAGCTGGCCGAACGGGTTACCGACGTCGTCGTCGACGGTTTACGCGCTGGGCGATAG
- a CDS encoding SDR family NAD(P)-dependent oxidoreductase, whose amino-acid sequence MAKWTSADIPDQKGRVAVITGANTGLGYETAAALAEHGAHVVLAVRNLDKGKDAVARITAKSSQADVALQELDLTSLEAIRGAAEQLRSDYDRIDLLINNAGVMWTPKSTTKDGFELQFGTNHLGHFAFTGLLLDRLLPVPGSRIVTVSSIGHRIRADIHFDDLQWEHSYNRVGAYGQSKLANLLFTYELQRRLAPRGTTIAAAAHPGGSRTELTRNLPPLLTRLTPLIEPLFQGADMGALPTLRAATDPGVLGGQYYGPDGFGEQRGYPKLVSSSDKSHDLGVQRRLWTVSEELTGVVYPVD is encoded by the coding sequence ATGGCCAAATGGACCAGCGCGGACATTCCCGACCAGAAGGGCCGTGTCGCCGTCATCACCGGAGCCAACACCGGCCTGGGCTACGAAACCGCGGCCGCGCTTGCCGAGCACGGCGCGCACGTGGTGCTGGCGGTGCGCAATCTCGACAAGGGCAAGGACGCCGTCGCGCGTATCACGGCCAAGAGCTCGCAGGCCGACGTCGCGCTGCAGGAGCTGGACCTGACGTCGCTGGAGGCCATCCGCGGCGCCGCGGAGCAGCTGCGATCCGATTACGACCGCATCGACCTGCTGATCAACAACGCCGGGGTGATGTGGACGCCGAAGTCGACCACCAAGGACGGCTTCGAGCTGCAATTCGGCACCAACCACCTCGGCCACTTCGCCTTCACCGGCCTGCTACTGGATCGGCTGCTGCCGGTTCCCGGTTCCCGGATCGTGACGGTCAGCAGCATCGGCCACCGCATCCGCGCCGACATTCACTTCGACGACCTGCAGTGGGAACACAGCTACAACCGGGTCGGAGCTTACGGCCAGTCCAAACTGGCCAACCTGCTGTTCACCTACGAGCTGCAGCGACGGCTGGCCCCGCGGGGGACGACGATCGCCGCGGCCGCCCACCCCGGCGGCTCGCGCACGGAGCTGACTCGCAACCTGCCGCCCCTGCTCACCCGCCTCACCCCGCTGATCGAACCGCTCTTCCAGGGCGCGGACATGGGCGCGCTGCCGACCCTGCGGGCCGCGACCGACCCCGGCGTGCTGGGCGGGCAGTACTACGGCCCCGACGGTTTCGGCGAGCAACGCGGCTACCCCAAGCTCGTCTCGTCCAGCGACAAGTCACACGACCTCGGCGTGCAGCGCCGGTTGTGGACGGTCTCCGAGGAGCTCACCGGGGTGGTTTACCCCGTCGACTAG
- a CDS encoding M24 family metallopeptidase produces MEAPEEVRTERLLDAQAKAAQLFDEIERRAMIRPGVGEKALSDEIRDLAAEMFGVTRHWHRRIVRAGENTLLPFKEHPPDRVIADDDIAFLDLGPIFEEWEADFGRTFVLGDDPAKKAVREALPRVWQAGRNYFDQHPSVTGAELFDYVVGAARAEGFEWGSPIAGHLVGEFPHKKVSGDGVQWYITPGSDRPMRREDGGGRPCHWILEIHLVDRPRGFGGFYEQLLDLL; encoded by the coding sequence GTGGAGGCCCCGGAAGAGGTGCGCACCGAACGGCTCCTCGACGCCCAAGCGAAGGCGGCACAACTGTTCGACGAGATCGAACGACGCGCGATGATCCGCCCCGGCGTGGGCGAAAAGGCGTTGTCCGACGAAATCCGCGACCTGGCCGCGGAGATGTTCGGCGTGACCCGGCACTGGCACCGGCGGATCGTGCGGGCCGGCGAGAACACCCTGCTGCCCTTCAAGGAGCACCCGCCGGACCGGGTGATCGCCGACGACGACATCGCGTTCCTGGATCTGGGGCCGATCTTCGAGGAGTGGGAGGCCGACTTCGGGCGCACGTTCGTGCTGGGCGACGACCCGGCTAAAAAGGCTGTGCGCGAAGCACTTCCGCGGGTGTGGCAGGCCGGACGAAACTATTTCGACCAGCATCCGTCCGTCACCGGCGCCGAGTTGTTCGACTACGTCGTCGGCGCCGCGCGCGCCGAGGGTTTCGAGTGGGGCAGCCCGATCGCCGGCCATCTGGTGGGCGAGTTCCCGCACAAGAAGGTCTCTGGCGACGGCGTCCAGTGGTACATCACGCCCGGCTCGGACCGGCCCATGCGACGCGAAGACGGCGGCGGGCGGCCGTGCCACTGGATCCTGGAGATCCATCTGGTCGACCGCCCGCGCGGTTTTGGCGGGTTCTACGAGCAGCTGCTCGATCTGCTCTAG
- a CDS encoding cupin domain-containing protein encodes MSLVVPPYPPPRYTAEQPEVSAWLRRADTAPDYETAGVKYHYLANQQATDGDYGLYRVDIAPAGGGPPAHFHRAMSEAFFVLSGTIKLYDGTEWADGQQGDFLYVPPGGVHGFRNEADEPASILMLFAPGAPREAYFEGFAALADMTDDERSEWFVRHDNYWV; translated from the coding sequence ATGTCCTTGGTTGTGCCGCCGTACCCGCCGCCGCGCTACACCGCCGAGCAGCCGGAGGTCAGCGCCTGGCTCAGGCGGGCCGACACGGCGCCCGACTACGAGACCGCCGGCGTCAAATACCACTACCTCGCCAACCAGCAGGCCACCGACGGCGACTACGGCCTGTACCGGGTCGATATCGCCCCGGCCGGCGGCGGGCCCCCGGCCCATTTTCACCGCGCCATGTCCGAGGCCTTCTTCGTGCTGTCCGGGACGATCAAGCTCTACGACGGCACCGAGTGGGCCGACGGGCAGCAGGGCGACTTCCTCTACGTGCCGCCGGGCGGGGTCCACGGCTTCCGCAACGAGGCCGACGAACCCGCATCGATCCTGATGCTGTTCGCGCCCGGCGCGCCGCGCGAGGCCTACTTCGAAGGCTTTGCCGCGCTGGCCGATATGACCGACGACGAACGCAGCGAGTGGTTCGTCCGGCACGACAACTACTGGGTCTGA
- a CDS encoding FAD-dependent monooxygenase translates to MSTTSSPDVLVVGAGPVGLVAGCELARRGIRVRVIDKLAEPTDQSRAIAVHSRSLDMYARMGIVDEMVSTGVKATAMKMYAGRSRLFHVPLGGVDSAFPFSLVTAQTETERVLAEYLESLGVTVERGVELTALKQDDAAAHLTLRHADGVTELLTTPWVIGADGARSTVRKLVGTKLAGSFVGERFLLGDVDAEHQLDRDAMYTFFATEGPVVVLPMRDGRMRFLAEVHDEPGTPLNLHPTQDELQTILDQRVGGIRLVGSHWLTTFEVHHARVPAYRWGRVFLAGDAAHIHSPAGGQGMNTGMQDAFNLAWKLAAVVEGDAGERLLDSYEAERLPVAQNVISFTDRLTKVGTLSGVPRVIRNLLVRTLSHIPATRQLVANVVAEIGICYKDGPIAVGPRLKHAKVVAGEHFPHVADETLQKQLSAVCGVQNTGHTVVTVADAHVAPAAGDGQPQVLVTGTDTPVAGYDAVIADPKGLVAQRLGLTDGGRVVIRPDGYLGAVAALDDTTTIADYFATLRS, encoded by the coding sequence ATGAGCACTACCTCGAGCCCTGACGTCTTGGTCGTCGGCGCCGGGCCGGTCGGGCTGGTCGCGGGCTGCGAACTCGCCCGCCGCGGCATCCGCGTGCGGGTGATCGACAAGTTGGCGGAACCGACCGACCAGTCCCGAGCCATCGCGGTGCATTCCCGCAGCCTGGACATGTACGCCCGGATGGGCATCGTCGACGAGATGGTGAGCACCGGGGTCAAGGCCACCGCGATGAAGATGTACGCCGGCCGCAGCAGGCTGTTCCACGTCCCGTTGGGCGGCGTCGACAGCGCGTTCCCGTTCAGTTTGGTGACGGCACAGACCGAAACCGAGCGCGTTCTCGCCGAATACCTGGAGTCGCTCGGCGTCACCGTCGAGCGCGGTGTCGAGCTGACCGCGCTGAAGCAGGACGACGCCGCCGCACACCTCACCTTGCGGCACGCCGACGGAGTGACCGAACTCCTCACCACGCCGTGGGTGATCGGGGCCGACGGCGCCCGCAGCACCGTGCGCAAACTGGTCGGTACCAAACTCGCCGGTTCCTTTGTCGGAGAACGCTTTCTGCTCGGCGACGTCGACGCCGAACATCAGCTGGACCGGGACGCGATGTACACCTTCTTCGCCACCGAGGGCCCGGTGGTGGTGCTGCCGATGCGCGACGGGCGGATGCGGTTCCTGGCCGAGGTCCACGACGAGCCCGGCACGCCGCTGAACCTGCACCCGACGCAGGACGAACTGCAGACGATCCTCGACCAGCGAGTCGGCGGCATCCGGTTGGTCGGCTCGCATTGGCTGACCACTTTCGAGGTGCACCACGCGCGGGTGCCGGCCTACCGTTGGGGCCGGGTCTTCCTGGCCGGCGACGCCGCCCATATCCACAGTCCGGCCGGCGGCCAGGGCATGAACACCGGCATGCAGGACGCGTTCAACCTGGCCTGGAAGCTGGCCGCGGTGGTCGAGGGCGACGCCGGTGAGCGACTGCTGGACAGCTATGAGGCCGAACGGCTACCCGTTGCGCAAAATGTCATCTCCTTCACCGATCGGCTCACCAAGGTCGGCACGCTCTCCGGCGTGCCGCGGGTCATCCGCAATCTGCTGGTGCGCACGCTTTCGCACATCCCGGCGACGCGGCAATTGGTCGCCAACGTCGTCGCGGAGATCGGCATCTGCTACAAGGACGGCCCCATCGCAGTGGGACCGCGCCTCAAGCACGCCAAAGTGGTTGCTGGTGAACATTTTCCGCATGTCGCCGACGAGACGCTGCAAAAACAGCTCAGTGCGGTCTGCGGTGTGCAGAATACCGGCCACACCGTGGTCACCGTCGCCGACGCACATGTGGCACCGGCCGCGGGCGACGGTCAGCCGCAGGTCCTGGTCACCGGTACGGACACGCCGGTGGCCGGGTATGACGCCGTCATCGCCGACCCGAAAGGTCTTGTGGCGCAGCGACTCGGACTCACCGACGGCGGCCGGGTCGTGATCCGCCCGGACGGCTACCTCGGGGCCGTCGCCGCCCTGGACGACACCACCACCATCGCCGACTACTTCGCCACACTGAGGAGCTGA
- a CDS encoding alpha/beta hydrolase, whose amino-acid sequence MYTYDIDAADMFEDRTHQFEKFGIPLEDIERVREAVTDMWTDAPGGWTYEWSKLANEYAYRGDHHMASLLYGCAKFPCLTDQARVQALRNQLEQFQLAAKNFPVTFERRIITVGYRGGTVEVPVHLYSTDGDYAARPVLIASGGVDTWKMDIHPWWVGFTMNAGVSTLAFDHPGTGETAIPLDRHADEVIHGIADYARTLGDGRVAHFGASFGGNFAAMSGLTGIVDAAINLGGPVVKSFEPENLKKLPYGMHDIVGNAMHWDHSPSLDEISVGLGDLNRANLLAQQTNSAMLVVNGADDYFIPQSDTLVFEGRPNTEVHLIEGTGHVAMSKAPEVVPMMIGWLRKQFSENYARSS is encoded by the coding sequence ATGTACACCTACGACATCGACGCAGCGGACATGTTCGAGGACCGCACGCACCAGTTCGAGAAATTCGGTATTCCGCTCGAGGACATCGAACGGGTCCGCGAAGCCGTCACCGACATGTGGACCGACGCGCCGGGTGGCTGGACCTACGAATGGTCCAAGCTGGCCAACGAATACGCCTACCGCGGCGACCACCACATGGCCTCACTGCTCTATGGTTGCGCGAAGTTCCCGTGCCTGACCGATCAGGCGCGAGTGCAGGCCCTGCGCAATCAGCTCGAGCAATTCCAGTTGGCAGCCAAGAATTTCCCGGTGACCTTCGAACGACGGATCATCACCGTCGGCTATCGCGGCGGCACCGTCGAGGTGCCCGTCCACCTGTACTCCACCGACGGCGACTACGCGGCGCGGCCGGTGCTGATCGCCAGCGGTGGGGTGGACACCTGGAAGATGGACATCCACCCGTGGTGGGTCGGGTTCACGATGAACGCCGGCGTATCGACGCTGGCGTTCGACCACCCCGGCACCGGCGAGACCGCGATCCCGCTCGACCGGCACGCCGACGAGGTGATCCACGGAATCGCAGACTACGCAAGGACACTCGGCGACGGTAGGGTGGCTCACTTCGGCGCATCGTTCGGCGGCAACTTCGCCGCGATGTCGGGGCTGACCGGGATCGTCGACGCCGCAATCAATCTCGGCGGACCGGTCGTCAAGTCGTTCGAGCCAGAGAACCTCAAGAAGCTGCCCTACGGCATGCACGACATCGTCGGCAACGCCATGCATTGGGATCACTCGCCGAGCCTCGACGAGATCAGTGTCGGTCTGGGCGATCTCAATCGAGCGAATCTTCTTGCCCAGCAGACTAATTCTGCGATGCTGGTCGTCAACGGCGCCGACGATTACTTCATCCCGCAATCGGACACCCTGGTCTTCGAAGGCCGGCCCAACACCGAGGTACACCTGATCGAGGGCACCGGTCACGTCGCGATGAGCAAGGCCCCCGAGGTGGTGCCGATGATGATCGGCTGGCTGCGCAAACAGTTCAGCGAGAACTACGCACGCAGCTCGTAG
- a CDS encoding flavin-containing monooxygenase has protein sequence MGVKPRVGVIGAGAGGIAMGIQLAEGGYDFTIFDRADGFGGTWRHNTFPGAACDVPSHLYSYSFALNPRWSKTYANQPEILAYLERVADEHGLGPHLRPHTSIASVRWSDSGRRWTLVTDDGDEHQFDVVVSAVGMLDVPNVPDIPGAQRFRGRRFHSARWDHSRSTAGERVASIGTGASAIQYVPAIAPKTAHLTVFQRTPIWIAPRFDFPFTPEQHAEFERDPAAAQKLRDEAFDAYESSSFDVDADQTREATELARSYLHRKIADPELRAKLTPDYPAGCKRPLMSREWYPTFGLPNVSLETNAIAEITERGVRTADGVEHRVDTIVYGTGFKAADYLASIDVYGSGGRQLRDDWSDGAEAYLGTLIAGYPNFFTLYGPNTNGVNSIIYIHEAQTTFIRQMLDVMGGRRARTIEVTHDAQRRYNDEIQTAMAGKVWLACTNYFRHPSGKVVTQLPYSGRTFFERTRTLVEDDYELRA, from the coding sequence ATGGGAGTGAAGCCGCGGGTCGGGGTCATCGGCGCCGGCGCCGGCGGCATCGCGATGGGAATCCAGCTCGCCGAGGGCGGCTACGACTTCACCATCTTCGACCGCGCCGACGGATTCGGAGGCACCTGGCGGCACAACACTTTTCCGGGTGCGGCCTGCGATGTGCCGTCGCATCTGTACTCGTATTCGTTCGCGCTGAACCCACGCTGGAGCAAGACCTACGCGAACCAGCCCGAGATCCTGGCCTACCTGGAACGGGTGGCCGACGAGCACGGGCTGGGCCCACACCTGCGGCCCCACACCTCGATCGCCTCGGTGCGCTGGTCGGACAGCGGGCGACGATGGACGCTCGTCACCGACGACGGCGACGAGCACCAGTTCGACGTCGTGGTCAGCGCCGTCGGAATGCTCGATGTGCCCAATGTTCCGGATATCCCTGGGGCGCAGCGGTTTCGGGGCCGGCGATTCCACTCCGCGCGCTGGGACCACAGCAGGTCGACGGCGGGTGAGCGGGTCGCGTCCATCGGCACGGGTGCCAGCGCGATTCAATATGTCCCGGCGATCGCCCCGAAAACCGCTCATCTCACCGTGTTTCAGCGAACACCGATCTGGATCGCGCCCCGATTCGACTTTCCGTTCACCCCGGAACAGCACGCGGAGTTCGAACGCGATCCGGCGGCAGCGCAAAAGCTGCGTGACGAGGCATTCGACGCCTACGAGTCATCCAGTTTCGACGTCGACGCCGACCAGACTCGCGAGGCGACCGAGCTTGCCCGAAGCTACTTGCACCGCAAGATCGCCGACCCCGAACTGCGTGCCAAGCTAACACCGGACTACCCGGCGGGCTGCAAACGGCCGCTGATGTCGCGCGAGTGGTACCCGACGTTCGGGTTGCCCAACGTCAGCCTGGAAACCAACGCGATCGCCGAGATCACCGAACGCGGGGTGCGCACCGCCGACGGCGTCGAGCACCGCGTCGACACCATCGTCTACGGCACCGGCTTCAAAGCCGCCGACTACCTGGCCAGCATCGACGTGTACGGAAGCGGTGGCCGGCAACTGCGCGACGACTGGAGCGACGGCGCGGAAGCCTACCTGGGCACGTTGATCGCCGGGTACCCGAACTTCTTTACGCTCTACGGCCCCAACACCAATGGCGTCAACTCGATCATCTACATCCACGAGGCGCAGACGACTTTCATCCGCCAGATGCTCGACGTGATGGGTGGTCGCCGGGCGCGCACCATCGAGGTGACCCACGACGCGCAGCGGCGCTACAACGACGAGATCCAAACCGCGATGGCGGGCAAGGTCTGGCTGGCCTGCACCAACTACTTTCGCCATCCCAGCGGCAAGGTGGTCACCCAACTGCCCTACAGCGGGCGGACATTCTTCGAGCGCACCCGCACGCTGGTCGAAGACGACTACGAGCTGCGTGCGTAG
- a CDS encoding VOC family protein: MITGLAHTGVCVPDCEAAVAFYRDVLGLRVLSPPYVMAGNAIRNDMGELVADPTMKAAIVGFGDGSDRVLEVIEYLNVDGGSPDSQRGAGRALTDHGLSHVGLICEDLDATRAELESKGVRFLVSGIADVARVRTTWFADPWGVVFILVEKSRPERPYFAQWE; encoded by the coding sequence GTGATTACCGGGTTGGCCCACACCGGGGTGTGCGTTCCGGATTGTGAGGCCGCGGTGGCCTTCTACCGCGACGTCTTAGGCCTGCGTGTGCTGTCGCCGCCGTACGTGATGGCCGGTAACGCCATTCGCAACGACATGGGTGAACTGGTGGCCGATCCCACCATGAAGGCCGCCATCGTCGGCTTCGGGGACGGCAGCGATCGCGTCCTGGAGGTGATCGAGTACCTCAACGTCGACGGTGGCTCTCCCGACAGCCAGCGTGGTGCCGGCAGAGCGCTGACCGATCACGGGCTCTCGCACGTCGGGCTGATTTGTGAGGATCTCGACGCCACCCGGGCGGAACTCGAGAGCAAGGGAGTCCGATTCCTGGTCAGCGGAATCGCCGACGTCGCGCGAGTGCGCACCACCTGGTTCGCCGATCCGTGGGGCGTGGTGTTCATCCTGGTGGAGAAGAGCCGGCCCGAGCGACCCTACTTCGCGCAATGGGAGTGA